One genomic window of Papilio machaon chromosome 17, ilPapMach1.1, whole genome shotgun sequence includes the following:
- the LOC106721663 gene encoding transmembrane protein 245 isoform X1 codes for MQQSPFENIFNIIGGFSKGNEKPMKHGFYNAFAFFILTICCVAVYVLFLILEPFFKPLLWALLVGSILHPYKYKLSKQIKSWFEDLEKSNTSVVFGLMVIPANVINFASEAVGNQFKEHYKTIIGLLSAIFIFPWLYNSIPRSLCCIFWQITSFIGVSTTLLIQLCTSYTTLTFALAYIISVYTLWSPERSGIFKATSYLLWLVITSYVASLCGSYQVYMFVLLQIIGVTGFVLEVLHVHKVLLMKDPEASIVLALNKVIMNGHTDAKEADIKSEITESIPEEPSDKESTPDKESPITPESGPKRSSWTGSDSTQSSPKHAKILFKTRTLSALPLPNVKTKPSIENRILASFKQRSLDENYMRNSFNNDDESAIYFKLLFFGCFCMLVWKHIWLLPVMLFFLAIHFIKWMLNFFGVWLFFESYYNNIMSKIRNWWGDRQSALLPAHVRGVGKMLSICNRSVTEMAYSSVDTVSSCIVIVGLIFFVTVAVVFVCIQIYSEAIVVVQLSGSLLNSTFVQHSPLQNYLPEGWDEKLDSLIDDAYTYGREGISTAVKSILKEGDPDKVGRVEAQILELWDRVYQSWVSLHFAGNGGNLGPQVDGSAVQDSWDNFLSNVTQAPGLFDYSGIVSWVSANVGTLREIAGSVWAPLASNVSLLAGSLGAATSLLLCGGGAIINMFINLVVFYTTLFYLLASSNALYKPVEVLTRLQAGFGPRLGIALSVAINQVFRASFKMALFYGLWTWLVHNLFGAKVVYLPSVLAAILGAAPFLGPYLAGIPAALDVWLQGRPMAALLLPIVQAAPIAFLDAAVYAEIKDGGHPYVTGLAIAGGIFYLGPEGAILGPLLLCCLMVILNLSSTFLRDTPSEETAALHSRVRSLLGCS; via the exons ATGCAGCAGTCACCTTTTgagaacatatttaatataatcggTGGTTTTTCTAAAGGCAATGAAAAGCCCATGAAACATGGATTTTACAACGCTTTTGCcttctttattttaacaatttgctGTGTGGCAGTTTATGTGTTGTTCCTCATATTAGAACCTTTTTTTAAACCTTTATTGTGGGCCTTACTAGTTGGATCGATTCTCCACccttacaaatataaattatcgaAACAGATAAAGTCATGGTTCGAAGATTTAGAAAAATCCAACACCTCGGTTGTATTTGGTTTGATGGTAATACCAGCTAATGTAATTAACTTTGCCTCAGAAGCTGTAGGAAACCAATTTAAGGAACATTACAAA ACTATTATTGGATTATTGTctgctatatttatatttccatGGCTGTACAATTCAATTCCTCGGAGCTTATGCTGCATTTTCTGGCAAATCACAAGCTTCATTGGAGTGTCAACAACATTACTTATCCAATTATGCACCTCCTACAca ACTTTAACATTTGCATTAGCATATATTATAAGTGTGTACACATTATGGTCACCTGAAAGGTCTGGAATATTCAAAGCTACTTCATATCTTCTATGGCTGGTTATAACCAGTTATGTAGCAAGTTTGTGTGGCTCATACCAAGTTTATATGTTTGTTCTGCTGCAAATTATTGGTGTCACTGGTTTTGTGCTTGAAGTGTTACATGTTCATAAAGTATTGTTAATGAAAG ACCCTGAAGCCTCAATCGTTTTAGCattgaataaagttattatgaATGGCCACACTGATGCAAAAGAAGCAGATATAAAATCTGAAATAACCGAAAGTATTCCAGAGGAACCCAGTGATAAAGAATCAACACCTGATAAAGAAAGTCCGATCACTCCGGAATCAGGTCCAAAACGCAGTAGCTGGACCGGAAGCGATTCCACACAGAGTTCTCCGAAACATGCTAAgatcttatttaaaacaagaacCTTATCCGCTTTACCCTTACCAAATGTCAAAACAAAACCATCGATCGAAAATCGAATCTTAGCATCATTTAAACAGCGGTCTCTTGACGAAAATTACATgagaaatagttttaataatgatgACGAATCCGCTATATATTTCAAGCTTTTATTCTTTGGATGTTTCTGTATGCTGGTTTGGAAACATATCTGGTTGTTACCAGTGATGCTGTTTTTCTTAGCGATACATTTCATAAAATGGATGCTCAACTTCTTTGGTGTTTGGCTTTTCTTTGAGAgctattacaataatattatgtctAAAATTAGGAACTGGTGGGGAGACAG GCAATCTGCATTACTACCTGCTCATGTCCGCGGAGTAGGCAAGATGCTATCAATCTGCAACCGCAGTGTGACAGAGATGGCATATAGTTCTGTTGACACTGTCTCCTCGTGCATTGTCATTGTTGGTCTCATATTCTTCGTCACTGTTGCTGTAGTTTTCGTGTGCATTCAG atatATTCGGAGGCGATTGTAGTTGTACAGCTGAGTGGTAGTCTCTTGAACAGTACATTTGTTCAGCACAGCCCACTGCAGAATTATTTACCCGAAGGTTGGGATGAAAAACTGGATTCCCTCATAGATGATGCATATACATATGGAAGGGAAGGAATATCTACTGCT GTGAAGAGTATCCTGAAGGAAGGTGATCCGGACAAGGTGGGCCGTGTTGAGGCGCAGATCCTGGAGCTGTGGGACCGCGTGTACCAGAGCTGGGTGTCGCTGCACTTCGCCGGTAATGGCGGCAACCTCGGCCCACAAGTAGACGGCTCCGCTGTGCAAGACTCCTGGGATAACTTCCTTAGTAACGTCACGCAAGCACCAG GTCTATTCGACTACTCGGGCATAGTGTCGTGGGTGTCGGCTAACGTGGGCACGTTGCGTGAGATCGCGGGCAGCGTGTGGGCGCCGCTCGCCAGCAACGTGTCTCTGCTGGCGGGCTCGCTGGGCGCGGCCACCTCGCTGCTGCTTTGCGGCGGAGGCGCCATCATtaacatgtttattaatttg GTGGTGTTCTACACGACGTTGTTCTACCTGCTGGCGTCAAGCAACGCTCTGTACAAGCCGGTGGAGGTGCTGACGCGGCTGCAGGCAGGCTTCGGTCCGCGGCTCGGTATCGCACTCTCTGTCGCCATCAATCag GTGTTTAGGGCGTCGTTTAAGATGGCGTTATTCTACGGGCTGTGGACGTGGCTGGTGCATAACTTGTTCGGTGCCAAGGTCGTCTATCTGCCATCCG TTCTAGCCGCGATACTCGGGGCTGCCCCTTTCCTTGGGCCGTATTTAGCGGGAATCCCTGCTGCCCTAGACGTATGGCTGCAGGGCAGGCCAATGGCAGCGTTGCTCCTGCCCATAGTACAGGCGGCGCCTATCGCTTTCCTAGACGCCGCTGTTTACGCCGAGATTAAAGA TGGCGGTCACCCATACGTCACCGGTCTAGCAATAGCCGGTGGTATATTCTACCTGGGTCCCGAGGGAGCAATCCTCGGACCTCTGCTCCTGTGTTGCCTCATGGTCATCCTCAACCTGTCTTCCACATTCTTAAGAGACACACCTTCAGAAGAAACCGCCGCGTTACATTCGAGAGTCag gtCATTATTGGGATGCTCTTAA
- the LOC106721663 gene encoding transmembrane protein 245 isoform X2: MQQSPFENIFNIIGGFSKGNEKPMKHGFYNAFAFFILTICCVAVYVLFLILEPFFKPLLWALLVGSILHPYKYKLSKQIKSWFEDLEKSNTSVVFGLMVIPANVINFASEAVGNQFKEHYKTIIGLLSAIFIFPWLYNSIPRSLCCIFWQITSFIGVSTTLLIQLCTSYTTLTFALAYIISVYTLWSPERSGIFKATSYLLWLVITSYVASLCGSYQVYMFVLLQIIGVTGFVLEVLHVHKVLLMKDPEASIVLALNKVIMNGHTDAKEADIKSEITESIPEEPSDKESTPDKESPITPESGPKRSSWTGSDSTQSSPKHAKILFKTRTLSALPLPNVKTKPSIENRILASFKQRSLDENYMRNSFNNDDESAIYFKLLFFGCFCMLVWKHIWLLPVMLFFLAIHFIKWMLNFFGVWLFFESYYNNIMSKIRNWWGDRQSALLPAHVRGVGKMLSICNRSVTEMAYSSVDTVSSCIVIVGLIFFVTVAVVFVCIQIYSEAIVVVQLSGSLLNSTFVQHSPLQNYLPEGWDEKLDSLIDDAYTYGREGISTAVKSILKEGDPDKVGRVEAQILELWDRVYQSWVSLHFAGNGGNLGPQVDGSAVQDSWDNFLSNVTQAPGLFDYSGIVSWVSANVGTLREIAGSVWAPLASNVSLLAGSLGAATSLLLCGGGAIINMFINLVVFYTTLFYLLASSNALYKPVEVLTRLQAGFGPRLGIALSVAINQVFRASFKMALFYGLWTWLVHNLFGAKVVYLPSVLAAILGAAPFLGPYLAGIPAALDVWLQGRPMAALLLPIVQAAPIAFLDAAVYAEIKDGGHPYVTGLAIAGGIFYLGPEGAILGPLLLCCLMVILNLSSTFLRDTPSEETAALHSRVRYGAYL; this comes from the exons ATGCAGCAGTCACCTTTTgagaacatatttaatataatcggTGGTTTTTCTAAAGGCAATGAAAAGCCCATGAAACATGGATTTTACAACGCTTTTGCcttctttattttaacaatttgctGTGTGGCAGTTTATGTGTTGTTCCTCATATTAGAACCTTTTTTTAAACCTTTATTGTGGGCCTTACTAGTTGGATCGATTCTCCACccttacaaatataaattatcgaAACAGATAAAGTCATGGTTCGAAGATTTAGAAAAATCCAACACCTCGGTTGTATTTGGTTTGATGGTAATACCAGCTAATGTAATTAACTTTGCCTCAGAAGCTGTAGGAAACCAATTTAAGGAACATTACAAA ACTATTATTGGATTATTGTctgctatatttatatttccatGGCTGTACAATTCAATTCCTCGGAGCTTATGCTGCATTTTCTGGCAAATCACAAGCTTCATTGGAGTGTCAACAACATTACTTATCCAATTATGCACCTCCTACAca ACTTTAACATTTGCATTAGCATATATTATAAGTGTGTACACATTATGGTCACCTGAAAGGTCTGGAATATTCAAAGCTACTTCATATCTTCTATGGCTGGTTATAACCAGTTATGTAGCAAGTTTGTGTGGCTCATACCAAGTTTATATGTTTGTTCTGCTGCAAATTATTGGTGTCACTGGTTTTGTGCTTGAAGTGTTACATGTTCATAAAGTATTGTTAATGAAAG ACCCTGAAGCCTCAATCGTTTTAGCattgaataaagttattatgaATGGCCACACTGATGCAAAAGAAGCAGATATAAAATCTGAAATAACCGAAAGTATTCCAGAGGAACCCAGTGATAAAGAATCAACACCTGATAAAGAAAGTCCGATCACTCCGGAATCAGGTCCAAAACGCAGTAGCTGGACCGGAAGCGATTCCACACAGAGTTCTCCGAAACATGCTAAgatcttatttaaaacaagaacCTTATCCGCTTTACCCTTACCAAATGTCAAAACAAAACCATCGATCGAAAATCGAATCTTAGCATCATTTAAACAGCGGTCTCTTGACGAAAATTACATgagaaatagttttaataatgatgACGAATCCGCTATATATTTCAAGCTTTTATTCTTTGGATGTTTCTGTATGCTGGTTTGGAAACATATCTGGTTGTTACCAGTGATGCTGTTTTTCTTAGCGATACATTTCATAAAATGGATGCTCAACTTCTTTGGTGTTTGGCTTTTCTTTGAGAgctattacaataatattatgtctAAAATTAGGAACTGGTGGGGAGACAG GCAATCTGCATTACTACCTGCTCATGTCCGCGGAGTAGGCAAGATGCTATCAATCTGCAACCGCAGTGTGACAGAGATGGCATATAGTTCTGTTGACACTGTCTCCTCGTGCATTGTCATTGTTGGTCTCATATTCTTCGTCACTGTTGCTGTAGTTTTCGTGTGCATTCAG atatATTCGGAGGCGATTGTAGTTGTACAGCTGAGTGGTAGTCTCTTGAACAGTACATTTGTTCAGCACAGCCCACTGCAGAATTATTTACCCGAAGGTTGGGATGAAAAACTGGATTCCCTCATAGATGATGCATATACATATGGAAGGGAAGGAATATCTACTGCT GTGAAGAGTATCCTGAAGGAAGGTGATCCGGACAAGGTGGGCCGTGTTGAGGCGCAGATCCTGGAGCTGTGGGACCGCGTGTACCAGAGCTGGGTGTCGCTGCACTTCGCCGGTAATGGCGGCAACCTCGGCCCACAAGTAGACGGCTCCGCTGTGCAAGACTCCTGGGATAACTTCCTTAGTAACGTCACGCAAGCACCAG GTCTATTCGACTACTCGGGCATAGTGTCGTGGGTGTCGGCTAACGTGGGCACGTTGCGTGAGATCGCGGGCAGCGTGTGGGCGCCGCTCGCCAGCAACGTGTCTCTGCTGGCGGGCTCGCTGGGCGCGGCCACCTCGCTGCTGCTTTGCGGCGGAGGCGCCATCATtaacatgtttattaatttg GTGGTGTTCTACACGACGTTGTTCTACCTGCTGGCGTCAAGCAACGCTCTGTACAAGCCGGTGGAGGTGCTGACGCGGCTGCAGGCAGGCTTCGGTCCGCGGCTCGGTATCGCACTCTCTGTCGCCATCAATCag GTGTTTAGGGCGTCGTTTAAGATGGCGTTATTCTACGGGCTGTGGACGTGGCTGGTGCATAACTTGTTCGGTGCCAAGGTCGTCTATCTGCCATCCG TTCTAGCCGCGATACTCGGGGCTGCCCCTTTCCTTGGGCCGTATTTAGCGGGAATCCCTGCTGCCCTAGACGTATGGCTGCAGGGCAGGCCAATGGCAGCGTTGCTCCTGCCCATAGTACAGGCGGCGCCTATCGCTTTCCTAGACGCCGCTGTTTACGCCGAGATTAAAGA TGGCGGTCACCCATACGTCACCGGTCTAGCAATAGCCGGTGGTATATTCTACCTGGGTCCCGAGGGAGCAATCCTCGGACCTCTGCTCCTGTGTTGCCTCATGGTCATCCTCAACCTGTCTTCCACATTCTTAAGAGACACACCTTCAGAAGAAACCGCCGCGTTACATTCGAGAGTCag ATACGGTGCTTATCTATGA
- the LOC106721664 gene encoding uncharacterized protein LOC106721664, translating into MVYREFILLVVLIDLTFAVRINFTSCQQTEWICANNISSDVVYNCAAVRANEFVIHLRDFYTDHLVILTIQNCKDLKVIIDCPVLQRPSRLQSFKVKNCDRLEFATLTSNSAVQTPSDINLENVKEIVNLPRKLFKSPTNALESKCLGATALKKIRVANSKIFSINTKAIYNVSGARSIEFDNVTITNVQTQAIEVIGVDNIAFIMNNCTIDNLESKGLTVQSRNTIISNNVFNDIVANSINVTSEILNVNKNNFKEIRANGLMLNAAKTDFTDNYIKVLKSNALTNIKCLRRRVNRKHFKFIRNRIENVEPYSLNFDYQSCKSSGSTVMYQDNKIDCRCRNVAYLASTVRNELHGIILNVSNSNTCVSAPCSLPVEVIKLLLDSAMCQINLDAQVMCLLYNDRHTTNYDITTDEDVTEPAPTFYLIRQANAPKGDASAAMTAIDKDNLLKDSHLNMTNRTTIKVVFDSSRDFVETLRSTKTSYNKPEVQKPQAKDEYVSHCTGAHCRNTVAYNKQKALEFYKYVYAQLRPPKQLDNKKKKT; encoded by the exons ATGGTTTACagagaatttatattattagtcgTACTAATTGATTTAACGTTCGCTGTGAGAATTAATTTCACCAGTTGCCAACAAACTGAGTGGATCTGTGCTAATAATATATCAAGTGACGTTGTCTATAATTGTGCCGCAGTTAGAGCTAAT GAATTCGTTATACATTTAAGAGATTTTTACACGGATCATTTAGTGATCTTGACGATACAGAATTGCAAAGacttaaaagtaataatcgATTGCCCTGTTTTGCAAAGACCCTCGAGGCTACAATCATTTAAAGTCAAAAATTGTGATCGCCTCGAATTTGCAACGCTTACATCAAATTCTGCAGTTCAGACACCGTCCGATATCAATTTGGAAAACgttaaagaaattgtaaatttaccGAGGAAACTCTTTAAATCGCCAACCAATGCTTTGGAATCAAAATGCTTAGGAGCAACTGCATTGAAGAAAATCCGCGTCgctaatagtaaaatattttcaataaatactaaagctatttataatgttagcgGAGCGAGGAGTATCGAATTTGATAATGTAACAATTACAAATGTTCAAACGCAAGCGATAGAAGTTATCGGCGTTGATAATATAGCTTTTATAATGAACAATTGTACCATTGATAATTTAGAATCGAAAGGCTTAACAGTTCAAAGtagaaatacaataatatctAATAATGTTTTCAACGATATTGTTGCAAATAGTATTAATGTAACGTCAGAAATATTAaacgttaataaaaataatttcaaggaGATACGAGCTAATGGACTGATGCTTAACGCAGCTAAGACAGATTTTACagataattacattaaagtaCTTAAAAGTAACGCtttgacaaatattaaatgtttaagaaGACGTGTGaacagaaaacattttaaattcattagaAATAGAATTGAAAATGTCGAACCGTACTCTTTAAATTTCGATTACCAAAGCTGCAAATCTAGTGGATCCACAGTTATGTatcaagataataaaatagactGTAGATGTCGAAATGTTGCTTACCTTGCCTCTACAGTAAGAAACGAATTGCATGgtattattttgaatgtatCGAACTCTAATACTTGTGTATCTGCACCTTGTTCTTTGCCAGTCgaagttataaaattgttattggaTAGTGCTATGTGTCAAATAAATCTCGATGCTCAAGTTATGTGCTTATTATATAACGATAGACATACAACTAATTATGATATAACAACAGATGAAGATGTAACAGAACCTGCACcaacgttttatttaatcagaCAAGCGAATGCGCCTAAAGGTGACGCGAGCGCAGCAATGACGGCTATAGATAAAGATAATCTTTTAAAAGACAGTCATCTTAATATGACGAATAGAACGACGATCAAAGTTGTCTTTGATTCTTCGAGAGATTTTGTCGAAACATTGAGGAGTACAAAAACGAGTTATAACAAACCAGAAGTTCAGAAGCCTCAAGCAAAAGATGAATATGTAAGCCATTGTACAGGGGCTCACTGTCGGAACACAGTCGCCTACAATAAACAGAAAgctttagaattttataaatatgtatacgcTCAATTACGACCGCCAAAACAATTagataataagaaaaagaaaacatga
- the LOC106721486 gene encoding beta-mannosidase: MQNTFLLCFILLSIQITNIKCEFKRIDLASKRVNWTLSNNKTQISAKVPGGVYTDLQRAGIIDDILSGFNDIQTRWVAYDTWTYKTNFQVSEKDVQSPVANLVFEGVDTIAFIELNDVPIGTTQNMFVRYVFDIKEHLKIGLNELKVTFASPVHAAENRSAKHFTAPACVPDEYNGECHANQLRKMQASFSWDWGPAFPSVGLWKPVYIELYDTAIIRSLTTHTEQNDQLWYLKILAHLESGTRAKRVEGYITAELFVEGHQSLNVAREISIMTRHDGTVEVELNITVHSNVISVWWPNGFGDQPLYDLRVSLSTHKDGNEVSQKHIRIGFRTLELVEEDASKILGNTTAGKGLTFYFKVNGYPMFMKGSNWIPANILPENGYDKRTVDELLTAARDTHMAMLRVWGGGVYESDYFYERCDQLGILIWQDFLFACSMYPADPEFLDNVKVEIEQTVIRLQHHSSIAVWAGNNENEVALRGNWYNTLPEFDKYKDEYIKLYVDTVKPIVETWDPSRRYLVSSPSNGVESEQEGYIAKNPYDSNYGDTHYYNYLSDNWDINIYPKTRFASEYGFQSLPSLKTMATATKNKEDYHVNSSYSKHRQHSPNGYNFITDQMNRHLKLDEHDPKHFEKFVFYSQISQAMAIKAETEFYRQSQADWYTMGALYWQLNDVWQAPSWSSIEYGGKWKMLHYFAKSFFAPVLVSPRLLLTDIVDVYAINDRLVPIIDGKITVDYFNWSSLTPFKSQDFSTNVELLSVKKVTSLGLMNYNNDEIFMRFSLHMEGVSMSPHNFIFPKPLKDIKGLLQPNIKVTVSKNFYKNKLKKTFKYVVNIEVDTVVLFLWLETDALDGHFDDNGLVITQANTLVNYVTKRRITVEELEKNISYQYYIN; this comes from the exons ATGCAGAATACTTtcttgttatgttttattttactttcaattcaaataacaaatataaaatgtgaatttaaaagaatCGATCTCGCATCGAAACGTGTTAATTGGACtctaagtaataataaaa CCCAGATTTCTGCCAAGGTCCCCGGCGGGGTGTACACTGACTTACAGAGGGCTGGTATCATCGACGACATACTTTCCGGATTCAATGATATCCAGACACGTTGGGTGGCGTACGATACATGGACGTACAAGACAAACTTCCAAG tgTCAGAAAAAGATGTCCAATCTCCAGTGGCAAATTTGGTTTTCGAAGGAGTTGATACGATTGcgtttattgaattaaatgatGTTCCCATCGGGACCACACAAAATATGTTCGTCAGATATGTTTTTGACATAAAAGAACACCTGAAG ATTGGTCTAAACGAATTAAAAGTGACATTTGCATCTCCCGTGCACGCCGCTGAGAATCGTTCCGCAAAGCACTTCACAGCGCCCGCCTGCGTGCCAGATGAGTACAATGGAGAATGTCACGCCAACCAGCTGCGGAAGATGCAGGCCTCATTCAGCTGGGACTGGGGACCGGCGTTTCCGTCAGTTGGACTGTG gaagCCTGTGTATATAGAACTTTACGATACTGCGATAATACGTTCACTAACAACGCATACAGAACAAAACGATCAACTTTGGTACTTAAAAATCCTCGCTCACTTGGAATCGGGGACAAGAGCAAAGCGTGTAGAGGGATATATAACCGCGGAGTTATTTGTCGAAGGCCATCAGTCTTTGAATGTAGCGAGAGAAATCTCAATAATGACAAGACATGATGGAACTGTTGAAGTTGAATTAAACATCACCGTACATAgt aatGTCATCAGTGTCTGGTGGCCCAATGGATTTGGTGATCAACCATTGTACGATCTTAGAGTTTCTTTATCAACTCATAAGGATGGCAATGAAGTTAGCCAAAAACATATAAGAATAGGTTTTCGAACTTTAGAGCTCGTTGAAGAAGACGCTTCAAAAATTTTAG GCAATACAACTGCTGGAAAAGGGCTcacgttttatttcaaagttaacGGTTATCCAATGTTTATGAAGGGATCCAATTGGATACCTGCAAATATTCTTCCGGAAAATGGGTACGACAAAAGAACAG TGGACGAATTATTGACAGCCGCTCGTGATACTCATATGGCAATGCTGAGGGTTTGGGGGGGAGGTGTCTATGAATCGGATTACTTTTATGAACGCTGCGATCAACTGGGAATCTTAATTTGGCAGGATTTTCTCTTCGCATGTTCAATGTATCCCGCTGATCCTGAATTCCTTGA TAACGTTAAGGTTGAAATCGAACAAACGGTTATTCGTCTCCAGCATCATTCATCTATTGCCGTCTGGGCTGGCAACAATGAAAATGAAGTCGCACTTAGAGGCAACTGGTACAATACTTTACCTGAATTCGACAAATACAAAGACGAATACATAAAGCTTTACGTCGACACTGTAAAACCTATCGTGGAGACCTGGGATCCCAGTAGACGCTATCTCGTTTCTAGTCCATCAAATGGTGTTGAATCTGAGCAAGAAGGTTATATAGCAAAGAACCCATACGACTCTAACTACGGCGATactcattattataattatttatctgaTAATTGGGATATTAACATTTATCCAAAAACGCGTTTCGCTTCCGAATATGGCTTTCAGTCTCTCCcttctttaaaaacaatggCGACTGCAACAAAAAACAAGGAAGATTACCACGTGAACAGTTCTTATTCGAAACATAGACAACACAGTCCGAAcggttataattttatcacgGATCAGATGAATAGACATTTGAAATTGGATGAGCACGACccaaaacattttgaaaagttTGTCTTTTACAGTCAG atatcCCAAGCAATGGCAATTAAAGCGGAGACAGAATTCTATCGTCAAAGTCAAGCGGACTGGTACACGATGGGCGCACTGTACTGGCAGCTGAATGACGTTTGGCAAGCGCCTTCCTGGTCCAGTATAG AATATGGCGGCAAATGGAAAATGCTTCATTACTTCGCGAAGTCTTTCTTCGCGCCAGTTTTAGTATCACCACGTCTCTTACTAACTGATATTGTAGACGTATACGCCATAAATGATAGACTTGTACCGATTATTGATGGAAAAATAACTGTAGATTACTTCAATTGGAGCAGTTTGACACCTTTCAAGTCTCAAGACTTTTCCACTAACGTTGAGTTACTAAGTGTTAAGAAAGTGACGTCTTTAGGATTGATGAATTACAACAACGATGAAATATTCATGAGATTTTCATTGCACATGGAAGGTGTATCGATGTCACctcataatttcatttttccGAAACCGTTAAAGGATATAAAAGGTTTATTGCAACCTAACATAAAG GTGACTGTTTCAAAgaacttttacaaaaacaaattaaagaaaacattcaaatacGTAGTTAACATTGAAGTGGACACAGTTGTGCTTTTCCTTTGGCTGGAGACTGACGCACTGGATGGTCACTTTGACGACAACGGACTTGTTATAACGCAGGCGAATACTTTAGTAAACTACGTTACCAAGAGACGTATCACAGTTGAAGAGTTGGAGAAAAACATTTCGTATCAGTACTACATCAattga